The following proteins come from a genomic window of Microcoleus sp. AS-A8:
- a CDS encoding ATP-binding domain-containing protein, with product MPVGIYESGRKFITTEPIGKDGEQSEQKVWDKVREAFASRECIGYWRYPIFSKTGETRKEPDILIADKKLGFVVIEVKGVTIDQIVAINGHQWQFQNFYINYGNPYDQAENQLNALLKYCDHEPLICKQVIGRAIVALPLITQEEWRKKGFDRLPCCPPIIFKDQLGSATLLRRIEQTTHVAPGKELDDEQWELLLAVIGGTQVLYPSARDVAPVEKTGKTRSSVVATSQNTLYKLDLQQEHIAKEIPPGLQRIRGIAGSGKTVLLCQKAAHMHLKHPDWDIALVFFTRSLYDKIESLIDKWIRHFSNGAMRYDFQTKRKLKILHAWGAWNQPGLYKTICNANGYPHLTAQDTSYKKPNEALADVCGQLLHRLEEDKNFIEPIFDAILIDEGQDLLVDKEELKYKDKQPVYWMAWQALKPIDSDISDIRRLIWAYDEAQSLDNLKIPEFKEVFGQELAKVLTKGPTYKGDIKKSEIMKRCYRTPSSIITAAHAIGMGLLRPQGMLSGVTNTRDWEDLGYEVKGDFRKNNEEITLHRPPKNSPNPVPALWGEPVLNVGIYRSRQEELHALAQHIKHNLEYDRLKPSRDILVIILGDFEAIQLETHVAGFLMEQGINIFVPAAPAVNTLNFHWQRSRPNIFWEEGAVTVSRIQRAKGNEAHMVYVIGFDNVARDERNINLRNQLFVALTRSRGWVRLSGIGSYGMYEEMQRVIASGDTFTFINKPPRRDIGEEENKEVFLATNYSKIGV from the coding sequence ATGCCTGTAGGAATTTATGAATCAGGGCGTAAATTTATTACTACCGAACCAATAGGTAAAGACGGCGAACAGAGCGAACAAAAAGTTTGGGACAAAGTGAGAGAAGCCTTTGCCAGCCGCGAGTGTATCGGGTATTGGCGATATCCTATCTTTTCTAAGACAGGAGAAACCCGGAAAGAGCCTGATATTCTGATAGCCGACAAAAAGTTAGGATTCGTAGTTATTGAGGTTAAGGGTGTTACCATTGACCAGATTGTTGCAATCAACGGTCATCAATGGCAGTTCCAGAATTTTTATATTAATTATGGCAACCCCTATGATCAGGCAGAGAATCAGCTAAATGCTTTATTGAAGTACTGTGACCATGAGCCGCTTATCTGTAAACAGGTTATAGGACGAGCTATCGTTGCTTTACCACTAATTACTCAGGAAGAATGGCGGAAGAAAGGATTTGATCGACTTCCCTGTTGTCCGCCCATTATCTTTAAAGACCAACTCGGTTCAGCCACCTTGCTCAGACGCATTGAACAGACAACGCACGTCGCTCCAGGTAAAGAACTCGATGATGAGCAGTGGGAGCTTCTGCTAGCAGTAATTGGTGGAACGCAAGTACTGTATCCATCCGCCCGTGACGTTGCACCTGTCGAAAAGACGGGGAAAACTCGCTCTAGTGTTGTCGCTACTTCACAAAACACACTATATAAACTGGATTTACAGCAGGAGCATATCGCCAAAGAAATTCCTCCGGGACTACAGCGAATTCGGGGCATTGCCGGGTCTGGTAAAACAGTGCTGTTATGTCAGAAAGCTGCTCATATGCATCTGAAGCATCCTGACTGGGACATTGCTCTAGTATTCTTCACTCGCTCGCTTTACGACAAAATCGAGTCTTTAATTGACAAATGGATACGTCATTTCAGTAATGGGGCAATGCGGTACGACTTTCAGACTAAGAGAAAGCTAAAAATTTTGCACGCATGGGGAGCTTGGAATCAACCGGGTCTGTACAAAACTATCTGTAATGCTAATGGTTACCCACATCTAACGGCACAAGACACCAGCTACAAGAAACCCAATGAGGCGCTTGCAGATGTTTGTGGGCAGCTTTTACACCGCCTTGAAGAGGATAAAAACTTTATTGAACCAATCTTTGACGCCATCCTGATCGATGAAGGTCAGGATTTATTAGTAGACAAGGAGGAACTCAAGTATAAAGATAAACAGCCTGTTTATTGGATGGCTTGGCAAGCTTTAAAACCCATTGATTCAGACATTTCAGACATTCGACGGTTGATTTGGGCATACGACGAAGCACAGAGCCTTGATAACCTTAAAATTCCTGAATTTAAAGAAGTATTTGGTCAAGAATTGGCTAAAGTTCTGACTAAGGGGCCGACTTACAAAGGTGACATCAAAAAGTCTGAAATAATGAAGCGCTGTTACCGTACCCCTAGTTCAATTATTACAGCGGCTCATGCTATTGGTATGGGTTTGCTGCGTCCTCAAGGAATGCTTTCAGGGGTTACCAACACCAGAGATTGGGAGGATTTGGGCTACGAAGTAAAGGGGGATTTTCGTAAAAATAATGAAGAAATTACCCTACACCGACCTCCCAAAAACTCACCAAATCCTGTGCCTGCTCTTTGGGGGGAACCAGTATTAAACGTTGGTATCTATAGGAGCCGCCAAGAAGAACTGCACGCTCTAGCCCAACACATCAAACACAACTTAGAGTACGACCGTCTCAAACCCAGTCGTGATATTTTAGTCATTATTTTAGGCGACTTTGAGGCAATACAACTGGAAACTCATGTTGCTGGGTTTTTAATGGAGCAAGGCATCAATATTTTCGTTCCAGCAGCCCCAGCCGTTAATACATTGAACTTCCACTGGCAACGCAGCAGACCGAATATCTTTTGGGAAGAAGGCGCAGTAACTGTATCTCGCATCCAACGTGCTAAAGGCAATGAGGCTCACATGGTCTATGTCATCGGCTTTGACAATGTGGCAAGAGACGAACGCAACATTAACCTTCGCAACCAGCTATTTGTAGCGCTTACCAGGTCGCGGGGTTGGGTCAGGTTGAGTGGTATCGGTTCCTATGGCATGTATGAAGAAATGCAACGAGTTATAGCCAGTGGGGACACTTTCACCTTTATCAACAAACCACCGAGGCGAGATATAGGAGAAGAAGAAAACAAAGAGGTGTTTTTAGCAACCAATTATTCAAAGATAGGGGTGTGA
- a CDS encoding transposase, with product MNYKQLQEFRQQVYELLNFAADATFELTDAVLTTRNVYCLAEFSLSPFFRRKWPSIYEAIQDCRPNRNKLMRLYIKQMSLQERPILAVDHTAWTRLHSPTLQDRTYCHQPSAIASNKPISVGQGYSTIAWIPERSGSWALPLRHERITSWENPISKAAWQIKQACKYLSQRPMILLDSEYGNASLLNQTAEIEADFLMRIRSNRCLYSAPPAYTGKGRPRKHGQKFKLNDSSTWWAATETVAVEDSKFGQLQVRMWSDLHFSGSATHAMQLILVERIVSEPSQSKSQPLWLVWVGQEMPPLAEIWRLYLRRFAVDHWYRFLKQRLHWTVPQLSTPFQCERWSDLMPILTWELWLARDLVAQHHLPWQKPLSNLTPGRVAQSIALLLPEIGTPATSPKPRGKSPGWKSGNKRTSKPRYPVVKKGKIKHKKPCKQAV from the coding sequence ATGAACTATAAACAACTTCAAGAATTTCGCCAACAAGTTTACGAGTTACTTAACTTCGCGGCTGATGCCACCTTTGAGTTGACGGATGCTGTACTGACAACGCGCAACGTCTATTGCCTAGCTGAATTTTCTTTAAGTCCTTTCTTTCGACGCAAGTGGCCGAGCATATACGAAGCGATACAGGACTGTAGACCCAATCGCAACAAGTTAATGCGCTTGTATATCAAACAGATGTCACTACAGGAGCGCCCCATTTTAGCAGTAGATCATACAGCTTGGACAAGACTGCATTCACCAACACTGCAAGACCGTACATACTGCCATCAGCCCAGTGCGATTGCTTCCAACAAACCGATTAGTGTAGGTCAAGGATACAGCACCATAGCTTGGATACCCGAAAGGTCAGGCAGTTGGGCATTACCTTTGAGACATGAGCGCATTACCAGTTGGGAGAATCCGATTAGTAAAGCCGCTTGGCAAATCAAACAAGCTTGTAAGTATTTGTCACAACGTCCGATGATTTTGCTCGATAGTGAATATGGCAATGCTTCCTTACTTAATCAAACAGCAGAGATAGAAGCTGACTTTTTAATGAGGATTCGTTCTAACCGTTGTTTATATTCAGCGCCTCCTGCCTATACAGGTAAGGGACGACCCAGAAAGCATGGTCAAAAATTTAAACTCAACGACTCTTCAACTTGGTGGGCAGCAACTGAAACTGTTGCAGTGGAAGACTCAAAGTTTGGGCAGCTTCAAGTCCGGATGTGGTCAGACCTTCATTTTTCGGGTAGTGCAACTCATGCGATGCAATTAATTTTAGTCGAACGTATTGTGTCGGAGCCATCACAGTCAAAGTCTCAACCGTTATGGTTGGTGTGGGTAGGTCAGGAAATGCCTCCCCTGGCTGAGATTTGGCGGCTATATTTGCGTCGCTTTGCTGTTGACCACTGGTATCGTTTTCTCAAGCAACGCTTACATTGGACAGTTCCTCAACTGAGTACTCCTTTTCAATGTGAAAGGTGGAGTGATTTAATGCCTATCTTGACTTGGGAATTATGGTTAGCTAGAGATTTGGTGGCGCAGCACCATCTTCCTTGGCAAAAACCCCTCTCAAATTTAACTCCTGGACGCGTGGCTCAGTCAATAGCATTACTTTTACCGGAGATTGGCACACCAGCTACCTCTCCCAAACCCCGTGGAAAGTCTCCGGGTTGGAAATCAGGAAACAAACGTACTAGTAAACCTCGTTATCCAGTGGTTAAGAAAGGCAAAATAAAACACAAAAAACCCTGTAAACAAGCCGTTTAA
- a CDS encoding restriction endonuclease subunit S, translating to MSHELPNGWKWIRFGDATICRDGERIPLSREQRTLRQGEYDYYGASGVIDKIDDYLFDEPLLLIGEDGANLVNRSTPIAFIASGKYWVNNHAHVLDSLSVDCLRYFEVFINAIDLKPYITGTAQPKMNQAKMNSIPVPLPPLAEQKRIVEKVDELMALCDRYEAAQQTRDNLRQKLRGSAIASLMNAETDEELDAAWAFVRDNWHNLSQHPEDVNGLRQSALKLAFQGRLTQQSTETPSASELLKAIQQEQEEPVTKKNSRRKNLLNPLICPSIFDIPQSWEWTYLDFVCEQIGDIDHKMPQAVKQGVPFLSAKDLKDDGTLDFSAPKYISEEDYERLSRKIKPRKGDIVYSRIGAKLGKARLVEVDTTFLISYSCCLIRPKYQFINVRYLRYFLDSKLALEQAISSTQSIGVPDLGLGAIKQYKIPYPPLGEQKRIVAKVDELMQLCNQLEASLRQSQQRAESFAASAISHLTI from the coding sequence ATGTCTCATGAATTGCCTAATGGATGGAAATGGATAAGATTTGGAGATGCTACGATTTGCCGTGATGGTGAACGTATTCCTTTATCAAGGGAGCAGCGAACACTACGCCAAGGAGAATATGACTATTATGGTGCTTCTGGAGTTATTGATAAAATAGATGATTATCTTTTTGACGAACCACTGCTATTAATTGGGGAAGATGGCGCAAATCTTGTAAATCGCTCAACACCTATTGCCTTCATTGCAAGTGGAAAATATTGGGTAAATAATCATGCTCATGTTTTAGACAGTCTTTCAGTAGATTGTCTTCGATACTTTGAGGTCTTCATTAATGCGATTGACTTGAAGCCCTATATAACTGGCACGGCACAGCCAAAGATGAATCAGGCAAAGATGAACTCAATTCCAGTTCCTCTTCCTCCTCTTGCTGAACAGAAGCGGATTGTTGAGAAGGTGGATGAGTTGATGGCGTTGTGCGATCGCTACGAAGCCGCCCAGCAAACGCGAGACAACCTGCGGCAAAAACTGAGGGGAAGTGCGATCGCCTCCCTCATGAACGCCGAAACTGATGAGGAGTTGGATGCTGCTTGGGCGTTTGTCCGTGACAACTGGCACAACCTCAGCCAACATCCTGAAGACGTAAACGGCTTGCGCCAATCAGCTCTAAAATTGGCATTTCAAGGTCGTCTCACGCAACAGTCTACTGAAACTCCCAGCGCCTCAGAACTTCTTAAAGCGATACAGCAGGAGCAAGAAGAGCCAGTAACAAAGAAAAATAGTCGGAGAAAAAATCTTTTAAATCCTTTAATCTGCCCAAGTATTTTTGATATTCCTCAATCTTGGGAATGGACATACTTAGACTTTGTGTGTGAGCAAATTGGAGATATTGACCATAAAATGCCTCAAGCAGTTAAACAGGGAGTTCCTTTTTTATCTGCTAAAGACTTAAAAGATGATGGAACTTTAGATTTCAGCGCTCCAAAGTATATCTCTGAGGAAGACTACGAACGCTTATCACGAAAAATAAAACCTAGGAAAGGTGATATTGTCTACTCCAGAATTGGAGCAAAATTAGGTAAAGCAAGGCTGGTTGAAGTAGATACAACATTTCTTATCTCATATTCTTGCTGTCTAATTCGACCTAAATACCAGTTTATAAATGTTAGGTATCTACGTTACTTTCTGGATTCAAAATTAGCTTTAGAGCAAGCAATTTCAAGTACTCAGAGTATTGGTGTTCCCGATTTAGGGTTAGGTGCAATCAAACAGTACAAAATACCTTATCCACCTCTTGGTGAACAAAAACGCATCGTCGCTAAGGTCGATGAACTGATGCAACTCTGCAATCAACTTGAAGCCAGCCTGCGCCAAAGCCAGCAACGGGCAGAGAGCTTTGCCGCATCCGCCATCAGCCACCTGACAATTTAG
- a CDS encoding type I restriction-modification system subunit M, with the protein MSLSATIKSIQDIMRKDVGVDGDAQRIGQLGWMLFYKIFSDQDAELELNDDNYDSPLPLDLRWDEWADSNRLGKNAPTGDDLLKLVDGQLFPTLKELAVDDLDGIALERAKLLRDVFQDAYNYMKSGTQLRQVVDKINESIDFNQSQTRHVFGEIYEQILKNLQSAGNAGEFYTPRAVTQFAVDMVNPQLGEKVLDPACGTGGFLTSVYEHLKKQTKSPEQLERVKRSILGVEKKQLPHLLCVTNMMVHGIEVPTTIRHDNTLRKPLREYGRDDQVDIVVTNPPFGGMEEDGIERGFPTEFQTRETADLFLVLVMELLKDGGRAAIVLPDGTLFGEGIKSRIKQKLLRDCNLHTIVRLPNGVFSPYTSIRTNVLFFTKGTPTTDVWYYEHPYPPGAKSYNKTKPMRIEEFDAEKAWWENRQENEYAWKVSVETIIANG; encoded by the coding sequence ATGTCGCTGAGTGCTACCATCAAATCGATTCAAGACATCATGCGGAAAGATGTCGGGGTAGATGGCGATGCCCAGCGAATTGGTCAGCTTGGCTGGATGCTATTCTACAAAATTTTCAGCGACCAGGATGCCGAGCTGGAGTTGAATGATGATAACTACGATTCACCGCTGCCCTTGGATTTGCGCTGGGATGAGTGGGCAGATAGTAATCGCCTGGGCAAGAATGCGCCTACGGGAGATGACTTGCTGAAATTAGTCGATGGACAATTGTTTCCCACACTCAAGGAACTGGCAGTCGATGACCTGGACGGAATCGCTCTAGAACGAGCGAAACTGCTCCGGGATGTGTTTCAGGATGCCTACAACTACATGAAGTCAGGCACACAGCTGCGGCAGGTGGTAGACAAGATTAACGAAAGCATCGACTTTAACCAGTCTCAGACCCGCCATGTGTTTGGTGAGATTTACGAACAGATTCTCAAAAACCTCCAAAGTGCTGGAAATGCGGGAGAGTTTTATACGCCTCGTGCGGTGACTCAGTTTGCCGTGGATATGGTGAATCCACAACTGGGCGAGAAGGTACTTGACCCTGCCTGCGGTACGGGTGGCTTTTTGACCAGTGTCTATGAACATCTAAAAAAGCAGACAAAATCGCCTGAACAGTTAGAACGGGTGAAGCGGAGCATTCTGGGGGTGGAGAAGAAACAACTGCCTCACCTGCTTTGTGTGACCAACATGATGGTGCATGGCATTGAGGTGCCGACGACGATACGCCACGACAATACACTCCGCAAACCGCTTCGGGAGTATGGGCGCGATGACCAGGTGGATATTGTGGTGACGAACCCGCCCTTTGGGGGCATGGAGGAGGATGGAATTGAGCGGGGCTTTCCCACCGAGTTTCAGACGCGGGAGACGGCAGACCTGTTTTTAGTGCTGGTGATGGAACTGCTGAAGGATGGGGGCAGAGCCGCGATCGTTCTCCCGGATGGGACGTTGTTTGGCGAGGGCATCAAGTCTCGCATTAAACAGAAGCTGCTGCGCGACTGTAACCTGCACACGATTGTCCGACTTCCGAATGGGGTGTTTAGTCCTTACACCAGCATTCGCACCAATGTCTTGTTTTTCACTAAGGGCACACCTACTACAGATGTCTGGTATTACGAGCATCCCTACCCACCGGGGGCGAAGTCTTACAACAAGACTAAGCCGATGCGGATTGAGGAGTTTGATGCCGAGAAAGCTTGGTGGGAGAACCGCCAGGAAAATGAATATGCCTGGAAGGTGTCTGTTGAAACCATCATTGCTAATGGCTAA
- a CDS encoding DEAD/DEAH box helicase family protein, with product MSKKDLSEADICDRYITPALYEAGWKKSQIRREYGFTDGQMIVRGQMAGRGARKRADYLLYYPSNQPIAVIEAKDNNHSVRAGIQQALGYAETLQVPFVFSSNGDGFLFHDKSGTYAQIEQQISLNAFPSPEELWQHYKQWRALQSANEELLTSSYFIEIGGKEPRYYQQLAVNRTIEAIAGGQKRCLLVMATGAGKTYTVFNIIWRLWKTKVVKRVLFLADRNALVDQTITNDFRPFGEVMTKLDRRLVDNETGRINTSYEIYLGLYQAIIGNEERDNLYEKFDRDFFDLVVIDECHRGSAADDSNWRQVLDYFKEAIQVGLTATPKETKYVSNIDYFGESIFEYSLKQGIEDGFLAPFRKIQVDLDIDLEGWTPEAGEYDDNDQLIEQRDYNLLDYDRTITFDKRDRRVAEYVSKFLHDGDPMRKTIVFCEDVDHAERMREALNNVKLNEKLVLKDHRYVMQITGDEREGKAQIDNFINPKETYPVIATTSKLMTTGVDAQTCHVIVLDRRIQSMTEFKQIIGRGTRLRPDYGKNFFTIIDFRNATQLFNDPNWDGPPIQDEDFGKESQPTGTVTKTRAKGNSDGDDMGDNGDRANPDKSVRVKYRVGRQEFEVAAERVSYYNKDGQLTTESLKDYTRRTVSEAYQSLDRFLNKWDEADRKQAILDELQGHGVILEALEEMVGKDYDLFDLVCHVAFDRPPLTRKERAEQVRKRDVFTKYGETARIVLNALLDKYADQGIIAIEDTTVLQLDPFAKLGTPVELVRSFGNKQQYKAAIRELESLLYEDRGA from the coding sequence ATGAGTAAGAAAGATCTGAGTGAAGCTGATATCTGCGATCGCTACATTACACCTGCCCTTTATGAGGCAGGTTGGAAAAAGAGTCAAATTCGCAGGGAATATGGCTTTACAGACGGTCAGATGATTGTCCGGGGCCAGATGGCGGGGCGAGGAGCGAGGAAGCGGGCAGACTACCTGCTGTATTACCCATCGAATCAGCCGATTGCAGTCATTGAAGCCAAAGACAACAACCATAGTGTAAGAGCAGGGATACAGCAGGCACTTGGCTATGCAGAGACTCTGCAAGTTCCCTTTGTCTTTTCCTCGAATGGGGACGGCTTCCTATTCCATGACAAGAGCGGCACCTACGCTCAGATAGAACAGCAAATCAGCCTAAATGCCTTTCCGTCACCTGAAGAACTATGGCAGCACTATAAACAGTGGAGGGCTTTACAATCCGCCAATGAGGAGTTGCTAACGTCCTCCTATTTCATTGAGATTGGCGGGAAGGAACCCCGATACTATCAGCAACTAGCAGTCAATCGCACCATTGAAGCGATTGCCGGTGGTCAGAAACGCTGTTTGCTGGTGATGGCAACTGGGGCGGGTAAAACTTACACGGTCTTTAATATTATCTGGCGACTGTGGAAGACAAAGGTTGTCAAGCGAGTTTTGTTTCTGGCAGACCGCAATGCGTTGGTAGACCAAACAATTACCAATGACTTTCGCCCCTTTGGAGAGGTCATGACCAAGCTAGACCGCAGGCTGGTGGATAATGAAACTGGGCGGATTAATACCTCCTATGAAATCTATCTGGGGCTGTATCAAGCAATCATCGGCAATGAAGAACGGGATAACCTCTACGAGAAGTTTGATCGCGACTTCTTCGACCTGGTGGTGATTGATGAGTGTCACCGGGGTAGTGCAGCAGACGACTCCAATTGGCGTCAGGTACTCGATTACTTCAAAGAGGCGATTCAGGTAGGACTGACGGCAACGCCAAAGGAAACTAAGTACGTCTCAAACATTGACTACTTTGGTGAATCGATTTTTGAATACTCCCTCAAGCAGGGAATCGAAGATGGTTTCCTGGCTCCCTTCCGTAAGATACAGGTGGATTTGGATATAGACCTGGAAGGTTGGACACCCGAAGCAGGAGAGTACGACGATAACGATCAACTAATCGAGCAGCGGGACTATAACCTGCTGGACTATGACCGAACGATTACCTTTGATAAACGAGATCGACGGGTCGCGGAGTATGTCAGTAAGTTCCTGCACGATGGCGACCCAATGCGGAAGACCATTGTGTTTTGTGAGGACGTTGACCACGCCGAACGAATGCGAGAAGCCTTGAATAACGTAAAGCTGAATGAAAAGCTTGTTCTCAAAGACCACCGTTACGTCATGCAAATTACGGGGGATGAGAGGGAGGGTAAAGCTCAAATCGATAACTTTATCAATCCCAAAGAGACGTATCCGGTGATTGCTACCACCTCTAAGCTGATGACGACGGGGGTAGATGCCCAAACCTGCCATGTGATTGTGTTGGATCGCCGTATCCAATCCATGACCGAGTTTAAGCAGATTATTGGTCGGGGTACACGCTTACGCCCGGACTATGGCAAGAATTTCTTCACGATAATTGATTTTCGCAACGCCACCCAACTCTTTAATGACCCCAATTGGGACGGCCCACCGATTCAGGATGAAGACTTTGGTAAAGAGAGCCAACCAACCGGAACGGTCACTAAGACAAGAGCAAAGGGGAATAGTGATGGCGATGATATGGGCGATAATGGCGATCGCGCCAACCCTGACAAGTCAGTTCGCGTCAAGTATCGAGTCGGTCGGCAGGAGTTCGAGGTTGCAGCGGAACGGGTAAGCTACTACAACAAAGATGGACAACTGACTACAGAGTCGCTAAAGGATTATACCCGTCGCACCGTCAGTGAAGCGTATCAGTCTCTCGATCGCTTTCTCAATAAGTGGGACGAAGCGGATCGCAAACAAGCCATTCTTGATGAGTTGCAAGGGCATGGGGTGATTCTAGAAGCTTTGGAAGAGATGGTCGGTAAAGACTATGACCTCTTCGACTTGGTTTGCCATGTTGCCTTTGACCGTCCTCCCCTGACTCGCAAGGAACGGGCTGAGCAAGTGCGGAAGCGGGATGTGTTTACGAAATATGGTGAAACGGCCCGTATCGTATTGAATGCTCTACTGGATAAGTATGCCGACCAGGGCATCATTGCGATCGAAGATACCACGGTCTTACAGCTTGACCCCTTTGCCAAGCTGGGAACGCCGGTGGAACTCGTCCGCAGTTTTGGTAACAAACAGCAGTACAAAGCCGCGATTCGAGAGCTAGAGTCCCTGTTGTACGAAGACCGAGGGGCTTGA
- a CDS encoding trypsin-like peptidase domain-containing protein, which translates to MAMHEVAISELQEIVTANLHEAVSSDGSKLSGESLIAKDFQGESTQGEIEMVAGFDPSRAIGETSPEGVATTALANLPDAAATAYLSPETVCGADDRTRITPATNLPWRWICKLFITYPDGAQFVGTGWFIGARTVMTAGHCVFSRANGGWASSIEVVPGMDGNARPYGSQVGTSFRSVTGWIQDSKPEFDYGAIILPNCDLGNQVGWFGFASLNNDLLNNLLVNTAGYPADKPLGTMWFNAGSISRVEDLKIYYMIDTVGGQSGSPVWRFLNGERQAVGVHAYGGCPNSATRITKPVFDNMLAWRNIPC; encoded by the coding sequence ATGGCGATGCATGAAGTTGCTATCTCGGAGCTGCAAGAGATCGTTACCGCTAATTTGCACGAAGCAGTATCAAGTGATGGTAGTAAGTTGAGTGGAGAATCCCTCATTGCAAAGGATTTTCAAGGTGAATCGACCCAAGGTGAGATTGAAATGGTCGCTGGGTTTGATCCCAGTCGGGCAATCGGCGAAACTAGCCCTGAGGGTGTAGCCACTACTGCCCTCGCCAACCTGCCTGATGCAGCCGCAACTGCATATTTGTCTCCAGAAACCGTGTGTGGTGCTGATGATCGAACCCGCATCACCCCAGCTACCAACCTCCCCTGGCGCTGGATTTGCAAACTGTTTATCACCTATCCTGATGGTGCTCAGTTTGTGGGCACGGGTTGGTTTATTGGTGCTCGCACTGTCATGACCGCAGGGCACTGTGTTTTCAGTAGAGCTAATGGCGGCTGGGCAAGCTCTATCGAAGTCGTTCCTGGCATGGATGGCAACGCCCGTCCCTATGGTTCTCAAGTAGGCACATCCTTCCGCAGTGTCACAGGTTGGATTCAAGACAGCAAGCCCGAATTTGACTACGGTGCGATTATTCTGCCTAACTGCGACTTGGGCAATCAGGTGGGCTGGTTTGGCTTTGCCTCCCTCAACAATGACTTGCTCAACAACCTACTTGTGAATACGGCTGGCTACCCAGCAGACAAACCCTTGGGCACGATGTGGTTTAATGCTGGTTCGATCAGCCGAGTCGAAGATCTCAAAATCTACTACATGATTGATACCGTTGGTGGACAGAGTGGGAGTCCGGTTTGGCGTTTCCTCAACGGCGAACGGCAGGCAGTTGGTGTACATGCTTATGGCGGGTGTCCAAACAGCGCCACCCGGATTACTAAACCCGTATTTGACAACATGCTGGCTTGGCGGAATATTCCTTGCTAG